The Linepithema humile isolate Giens D197 chromosome 2, Lhum_UNIL_v1.0, whole genome shotgun sequence genome has a segment encoding these proteins:
- the LOC105674928 gene encoding juvenile hormone acid O-methyltransferase-like: MSKKMADPEKYALTDDLQKSKVTNLIDEYADDLINMSGKCMDIGCGPGDITKELLLPALDSKAEIIGTDISQDMIDYANEQYNDKQLKFEVLDIQTKNLPKKYISEFDHIFSFHALHWCKDIRQAFENIYSMLRPNGTMLVLMVGYHDIFEVIQVLAKDDRYSSYIGDVKNYVSPYHNSKRPHKELKDLLGNIGFEVQHSSTREAVCSIDTKKFLTSIKSFISFSDNMPEDLAEEFKNDYIREYMERKIVYDAHHDCKNCTFVIDLYKLLVVSARKPDNAHK, encoded by the exons ATGTCAAAGAAGATGGCGGATCCAGAGAAGTACGCTCTAACTGACGATCTTCAAAAGAGCAAAGTAACGAATTTAATCGATGAATATGCCGATGATTTAATAAACATGTCTGGCAAGTGTATGGATATTGGTTGTGGTCCCGGAGATATAACGAAAGAACTTCTTTTACCCGCTCTTGATTCGAAAGCGGAAATAATTg GCACGGATATTTCCCAAGACATGATCGATTATGCGAATGAGCAGTACAATGATAAACAACTCAAGTTCGAAGTACTAGACATTCAAACCAAAAATTTgccgaaaaaatatatctccgAATTTGATCATATCTTCTCATTCCATGCTCTACATTGGTGTAAAGATATTCG CCAagcttttgaaaatatttattccatGCTTCGACCTAATGGAACTATGCTCGTGTTAATGGTAGGATATCATGATATATTTGAAGTTATCCAAGTTCTGGCCAAAGATGATCGCTATTCATCGTACATAgga GACGTGAAAAATTACGTTTCTCCGTATCACAATTCAAAACGTCCTCACAAAGAATTGAAAGATTTGCTTGGAAATATTGGATTTGAGGTTCAACATAGTAGTACACGAGAAGCGGTATGCTCcatagatacaaaaaaatttttaa CCTCGATAAAGTcctttatttcattttcggATAACATGCCAGAGGACTTAGcggaagaatttaaaaatgattatatacgCGAATATATGGAGAGAAAAATTGTCTATGATGCACATCATGATTGCAAGAATTGTACTTTTGTCAtagatttatacaaattgttaGTGGTTTCTGCACGAAAACCTGATAATGCacataagtaa